In Peromyscus eremicus chromosome 2, PerEre_H2_v1, whole genome shotgun sequence, a single genomic region encodes these proteins:
- the Eqtn gene encoding equatorin, whose product MDFILFIFLFGVFIPNISNLQSNVERNPEVMPSDEEQYYSDDENLANSAPPVHENIDDTHVIHKSEENEEDTPANEKTGNYYKDIKQYVFTTHNPNGTDSEISVSATTDLKFVLKNYKLVSATTAKTSAGEEAKPYEPLRKNIPTSTPNVPAFWTMLAKAISGSAGNMGDKDQFFQPIPGSDLNNTNEDKMLELEEIKLKLMLGISLMTLILLIPLLIFCFATLCKLKHLRDKSYNNQYTVNPELANLSYFHPSEGVSDTSFSKSGESSLYWGNTSSDLRQSSSKKSKSKSMDFSTDPNQIALGGRPTSNFLPPEQSAFLPSEEPYFLPPEQLGEQPGENAFVEAMDAEPMVDRIPTDEEQMISE is encoded by the exons ATGgattttatattgtttatctttttatttggGGTTTTCATCCCAAACATTAGCAATCTACAGTCCAATGTGGAAC ggaaCCCTGAGGTGATGCCTTCAGATGAAGAACAGTATTATTCAGATGATGAAAATCTGGCTAATAGTGCTCCTCCTGTGCATGAAAATATAGATGATACTCATGTTATACATAaatcagaagaaaatgaagaagatactCCTGCTAATGAGAAAACTGGCAATTACTATAAAGACATAAAACAAT ATGTGTTCACCACACATAATCCAAATGGCACAGACTCTGAAATCTCTGTGAGTGCCACAACTGACCTGAAGTTTGTGCTGAAGAACT ATAAACTCGTCAGTGCAACTACAGCTAAAACATCTGCCGGCGAAGAAGCGAAACCTTATGAACCCTTGCGTAAAAATATTCCAA CATCAACCCCCAATGTGCCTGCATTTTGGACAATGTTAGCAAAAG CTATAAGTGGATCAGCAGGGAACATGGGTGATAAAGATCAATTCTTTCAACCAATTCCAG GCTCTGATTTGAACAATACCAACGAAGACAAAATGTTAGAGTTAGAGGAAATCAAGCTCAAATTAATGCTGGGAATCTCACTGATGACCCTTATCCTCTTAATTCCCCTCCTGATATTTTgttttgccacactgtgcaaactGAAACACCTAAG GGACAAAAGTTATAACAATCAATACACTGTGAACCCGGAGCTAGCCAATCTGTCTTACTTCCACCCCTCAGAAGGGGTATCTGACACATCTTTTTCAAAAAGTGGAGAGAGCAGCTTATATTGGGGCAACACTTCTTCAGACTTGAGACAATCCagctcaaaaaaatcaaaatctaaaTCTATGGATTTTTCTACGGACCCGAATCAAATAGCCTTAGGTGGAAGGCCAACATCAAACTTCCTTCCGCCCGAGCAgtcagccttccttccttctgaggaGCCATACTTCCTTCCTCCTGAGCAGCTGGGTGAGCAGCCAGGTGAGAATGCCTTTGTTGAGGCAATGGATGCGGAGCCCATGGTGGATAGGATACCTACTGATGAGGAACAAATGATCTCTGAGTAA